The following proteins come from a genomic window of Campylobacter concisus:
- the truA gene encoding tRNA pseudouridine(38-40) synthase TruA encodes MKIQLIYSYDGSKFQGSQTQPHENGVEDELSRALAHVGIFEKIVSSSRTDKNVHAINQSSSVICGDHFKNLEHLKELINRHAHPNIHIKRINLVDENFQARFDAVARSYRYIIDHGEFDVFSSNYKVFLPKFDIKKANEILSNFVGEHDFSSYMKTGSDTKSSVREIFKAFCYEYKNQTIIVFKANGFLRAQVRLMIANLLKALSIKNGGELINASLNGWPALTRIPAPAEGLYLNRVFYKFN; translated from the coding sequence ATGAAAATCCAACTAATTTATAGCTACGATGGCTCCAAATTCCAAGGCTCGCAAACTCAGCCGCATGAAAATGGCGTAGAAGATGAGCTTTCGCGTGCTCTAGCTCACGTTGGAATATTTGAAAAAATAGTCTCTAGCTCACGTACAGACAAAAACGTTCATGCGATTAATCAAAGCTCAAGCGTAATTTGTGGCGATCATTTTAAAAATTTAGAGCATCTAAAAGAGCTAATCAACCGCCATGCCCACCCAAATATTCATATAAAACGTATAAATTTAGTTGATGAAAATTTTCAAGCAAGATTTGACGCCGTAGCAAGGTCTTATAGATACATTATAGATCATGGAGAATTTGATGTTTTTAGCTCAAATTATAAAGTCTTTTTGCCAAAATTTGATATCAAAAAAGCAAATGAAATTTTATCTAATTTTGTTGGTGAGCATGATTTTAGCTCCTATATGAAAACAGGAAGTGACACAAAAAGCTCAGTACGAGAAATTTTTAAGGCATTTTGTTATGAATACAAAAACCAAACTATCATAGTTTTTAAAGCGAATGGCTTTTTGCGCGCCCAAGTACGGCTTATGATTGCAAATCTACTTAAAGCTTTAAGTATAAAAAATGGCGGTGAGCTCATCAATGCTTCACTTAACGGATGGCCCGCATTAACGCGTATCCCAGCTCCAGCTGAAGGACTTTATCTAAATAGAGTTTTTTATAAATTTAACTAG